The following proteins come from a genomic window of Planktothrix agardhii NIES-204:
- a CDS encoding integrase-recombinase protein: MSPLEPSLEHLEIALTAKIETAFELPQDFDVLAHLLSDKRSLNTRKAYEKDINDFFRLMTGKPPTTDTVLEFLHLTQKQAVSVVLRYKSRLIDKGLKESTVNRRLAAIKSLTAMGRKLGVCEYSLEDIKGERLMGRYRDTTGIDSLTYKQVLEQCPRHTPLGKRDYAILRLLWDNALRRGELVKCNVADFDVHNRTLSILGKGRGSYQELIDLSPGTVQALSKWLASRKKTTPNEPLFTALDFHNQGHRLSGEAIRVIVCRYCKAAGVTKRMSPHRIRHSAITAALDATDGNVRKVQKLSRHKQIDTLMIYDDNRQRVQGELTGLLSDLVED, encoded by the coding sequence ATGTCACCCCTAGAACCCTCCCTAGAACATCTGGAAATCGCCCTCACAGCGAAAATTGAAACCGCCTTTGAGCTTCCCCAGGACTTTGATGTGTTGGCGCACCTGCTTTCCGACAAACGCAGCCTCAATACTCGTAAAGCCTACGAAAAAGACATCAACGATTTTTTCCGCCTGATGACGGGGAAACCGCCCACCACAGACACGGTGCTGGAATTTTTGCACCTGACTCAAAAACAAGCGGTGTCCGTGGTTCTGCGGTATAAATCTCGGCTCATTGATAAGGGCCTGAAAGAATCAACGGTGAATCGCAGGTTAGCCGCGATTAAATCTCTGACTGCGATGGGACGCAAGTTAGGAGTCTGTGAATATTCCTTGGAAGATATCAAAGGAGAGCGTCTGATGGGGCGATACCGGGATACAACCGGGATTGACAGTTTGACTTATAAACAAGTTCTGGAGCAATGCCCACGCCATACCCCCCTGGGAAAACGAGATTACGCCATCCTCCGGTTGCTTTGGGACAATGCCCTACGCCGGGGGGAACTGGTGAAATGTAATGTGGCGGACTTTGACGTTCATAACCGGACTTTATCGATTTTGGGTAAAGGGCGTGGCAGTTATCAGGAACTCATCGACTTATCCCCTGGTACGGTTCAAGCCCTATCGAAGTGGCTGGCTTCCCGAAAGAAAACGACCCCGAATGAACCGCTATTCACCGCGTTGGATTTCCACAATCAAGGGCACCGTCTGAGTGGAGAAGCGATTCGGGTGATTGTCTGTCGATACTGTAAAGCGGCGGGAGTCACCAAGAGGATGTCCCCTCACCGGATTCGCCACAGTGCTATTACTGCCGCGTTGGATGCAACCGATGGCAATGTGCGGAAAGTCCAGAAGTTATCAAGACACAAACAAATTGATACTTTAATGATCTATGACGATAACCGCCAACGGGTTCAGGGGGAGTTAACAGGCTTGCTTT